One region of Vitis vinifera cultivar Pinot Noir 40024 chromosome 1, ASM3070453v1 genomic DNA includes:
- the LOC100251958 gene encoding probable serine/threonine-protein kinase PBL28, with protein MPFGLVTAWNKRRRSKSQDHSDPWMYKPVEYWQLDDQNPSTKRRHASSVFTLKEMEEATCSFSDEKLVGKGGFGRVYRGTLRSGEVVAIKKMELPPFKEAEGEREFRVEVDILSRLDHPNLVSLIGYCADGKQRFLVYEYMHNGNLQDHLNGIQDTKMDWPLRLKVALGAARGLAYLHSSSNVGIPIVHRDFKSTNILLNSNFDAKISDFGLAKLMPEGQDSYVTARVLGTFGYFDPEYTSTGKLTLQSDVYAFGVVLLELLTGRRAVDLNQGPNDQNLVLQVRHILNDRKKLRKVIDPEMGRSSYTVESIAMFANLASRCVRTESSERPSMAECVKELQLIFYTNTKGLGML; from the exons ATGCCTTTTGGGTTGGTCACAGCATGGAATAAGCGCAGGAGAAGCAAGTCTCAGGATCACTCTGACCCTT GGATGTATAAACCTGTGGAGTACTGGCAGCTGGATGATCAAAATCCATCTACAAAAAGACGGCATGCATCATCAGTTTTCACGCTCAAGGAAATGGAAGAGGCAACATGCTCTTTCAGTGATGAGAAATTGGTGGGTAAAGGAGGATTTGGCCGAGTTTACAGAGGTACTCTGCGGTCAGGAGAG GTTGTAGCAATCAAGAAAATGGAACTGCCTCCATTTAAAGAGGCTGAAGGAGAACGCGAGTTCAGGGTAGAAGTTGATATCTTGAGCAGACTCGACCACCCAAATCTGGTTTCCTTGATAGGCTATTGTGCTGATGGAAAGCAGCGGTTTCTAGTTTATGAATACATGCACAATGGGAACCTACAAGATCATTTAAatg GAATCCAGGACACCAAGATGGATTGGCCTTTGAGGCTCAAAGTGGCCCTGGGAGCAGCAAGGGGACTTGCTTATCTCCATTCAAGTTCCAATGTTGGGATTCCCATTGTTCATAGAGATTTCAAGTCCACCAACATTCTTTTAAATTCCAACTTTGACGCTAAG ATATCTGATTTTGGGCTTGCCAAGTTGATGCCGGAGGGCCAGGATAGCTATGTGACTGCCAGAGTACTTGGCACTTTTGGCTATTTTGATCCTGAATACACATCG ACAGGGAAACTCACTTTACAAAGTGATGTTTATGCATTTGGAGTTGTACTACTTGAGCTTTTGACTGGACGACGAGCAGTGGACTTGAACCAGggacccaatgatcaaaaccttGTACTACAG GTTAGGCATATATTGAATGATAGGAAGAAGTTGCGTAAGGTGATAGATCCAGAAATGGGTCGAAGTTCATACACAGTGGAGTCCATAGCAATGTTTGCAAACCTGGCTTCTAGATGTGTCCGTACAGAGAGTAGTGAGAGACCCTCAATGGCAGAATGTGTAAAGGAACTCCAACTGATTTTCTATACAAATACAAAAGGCTTGGGCatgctctaa
- the LOC100246822 gene encoding GCN5-related N-acetyltransferase 5, chloroplastic, which translates to MAATVSLSSTFDTHPHHHHHHIAHFKPRHAPYFNTLLPKPKHPLPLQHKSGCYRLVLPLFSSSDSPSSTSSFFQDPLRTGRFLSNEELEKLRILENFRYSHEFEFGSMWVRVMRAEEIDITANLLAESFAVSLLLPIAYVKLLAYLVKQYLIEKRALMPHTATLVGFYKGVDGGEEEEQLAGTVEVSFNKRGANASPPTPTPPKNSPYICNMTVREPLRRRGIGWNLLKASEELISQMSLMRDIYLHCRMIDVAPFNMYTKAGYKIVKTDSILILLALQRRKHLMCKKLPVLDDPSEIYLSGPDEALHE; encoded by the exons ATGGCTGCAACAGTTTCTCTCTCCTCCACCTTTGACAcccacccccaccaccaccaccaccatatCGCTCATTTCAAACCCCGCCATGCACCATATTTCAATACCTTACTACCAAAGCCCAAACACCCTCTTCCCCTTCAACACAAATCCGGCTGTTACCGCCTCGTACTACCTTTATTTTCCTCCTCCGATTCCCCTTCTTCAACCTCTTCATTTTTCCAAGACCCACTAAGAACAGGTCGGTTTCTGAGCAATGAAGAACTTGAGAAGCTCCGAATTCTCGAAAATTTCAGGTATTCGCATGAGTTCGAATTTGGGTCTATGTGGGTCCGGGTGATGAGAGCAGAGGAGATTGATATTACGGCTAATTTGCTTGCCGAATCGTTTGCGGTGTCCTTGTTATTGCCTATTGCGTATGTGAAGCTGTTGGCGTACCTGGTGAAGCAGTATTTGATTGAGAAAAGAGCTTTAATGCCGCATACAGCAACGCTGGTTGGGTTTTACAAAGGTGTGGACggtggggaagaagaagaacaattGGCTGGGACTGTGGAGGTTTCTTTCAACAAGCGAGGAGCTAATGCCTCTCCTCCCACACCCACTCCTCCCAAGAATTCGCCTTATATTTGTAATATGACAGTCAGGGAGCCGCTTCGAAG GAGGGGCATTGGTTGGAATCTTTTAAAAGCAAGTGAGGAGCTGATTTCTCAGATGAGTTTGATGAGAGACATATACTTGCACTGCAGAATGATTGATGTAGCTCCCTTCAACATGTATACAAAAGCAGGTTACAAGATTGTTAAGACAGACAGCATCTTGATCCTGTTGGCATTGCAGAGGCGTAAGCACTTGATGTGCAAGAAACTTCCAGTCCTAGACGACCCTTCAGAAATCTATTTGTCTGGCCCTGATGAGGCACTTCATGAGTAG
- the LOC100243241 gene encoding MLP-like protein 423 gives MASKLEVDVEVKCNAEKYWESIRDSNTIFPKAFPDQYKCIKVLEGDGKSVGSVRHITYGEGSPLVKESEERVDIVDEADKKVSYSVIGGDLLKYYKNFKATLVITPKGDGSLVKWTCDFEKASAEIPDPNVIKEFAVKNFIELDDYIHKTMQA, from the exons ATGGCTTCCAAGCTTGAAGTAGATGTGGAGGTCAAGTGCAATGCAGAAAAGTATTGGGAAAGCATCAGGGACTCCAACACTATCTTCCCCAAGGCCTTCCCTGACCAGTACAAGTGCATTAAAGTGCTGGAAGGAGACGGGAAGTCTGTAGGATCTGTTCGTCACATAACATATGGCGAAG GGTCTCCACTTGTTAAGGAATCCGAAGAGAGGGTCGACATAGTGGATGAAGCCGACAAGAAGGTTTCTTACAGTGTTATTGGTGGGGATCTCCTCAAGTATTACAAGAATTTCAAGGCCACACTGGTTATCACTCCAAAGGGAGATGGGAGCTTGGTGAAATGGACCTGTGACTTTGAGAAGGCAAGTGCAGAGATTCCTGATCCAAACGTAATAAAAGAATTTGCTGTCAAGAACTTCATAGAGCTGGATGACTATATTCACAAGACAATGCAGGCATAG